In Massilia violaceinigra, one DNA window encodes the following:
- a CDS encoding HlyD family secretion protein, which yields MNLEQTSTRSTSSLLEDMFRKDALSASQQRLGMPVQPLGVSAKVLTAFLVVVMVSIVAFLITAKYARKETVSGQITPTAGSFRIVSQLAGIAERVLVHEGQHVKAGQELIAISANPVLESGDTLVASLKSIKAIQRRAQEANATARAQQLAMQTEELRARRDGLQIDLARRDASRKILEQRRLLQAKNVSANQTLLDAGMVSPAAGRQHDDAYLAVQHEIAQAEREVESQRSQLAQVNAQIARMHAEAELARSEATTINAQLDEREVSFEAQHTGRLVSPIDGVVTALQARSGTSVNPGHTLAVIVPHTTQASGNQLEVELWAPSKSVGFVHPGAKVRIMYDAFPYQTFGMGQGVVREVSGTPLLPGENAGPSSGQEQLFRIRVSLAKPTIGAYGRDWRLVPGMRLSADLVLEEQTLFEWILEPLRAMNKRAL from the coding sequence ATGAATTTAGAACAGACCAGCACGCGCTCAACGTCTTCATTGCTTGAAGATATGTTTCGCAAGGACGCATTGAGCGCATCGCAACAAAGATTGGGTATGCCAGTCCAGCCCCTGGGGGTAAGCGCCAAAGTGCTCACCGCCTTTCTAGTGGTGGTGATGGTGTCCATCGTTGCGTTCCTCATCACGGCGAAATATGCACGCAAGGAAACCGTCTCGGGACAGATCACGCCTACCGCCGGCTCCTTTCGGATCGTGTCGCAATTGGCAGGAATTGCAGAGCGCGTGTTAGTTCACGAAGGCCAGCACGTTAAGGCCGGCCAAGAGCTGATTGCGATCTCGGCTAATCCTGTCCTCGAAAGCGGCGATACCCTTGTCGCCAGTCTCAAGTCTATTAAGGCGATCCAACGACGCGCCCAGGAGGCGAACGCCACCGCTCGGGCACAGCAGTTAGCGATGCAAACTGAAGAACTGAGGGCCCGACGAGATGGGCTACAAATTGACCTTGCGCGGCGGGACGCTTCTCGAAAAATACTTGAACAACGCAGGCTCCTGCAGGCCAAGAACGTGAGCGCCAATCAAACACTACTTGATGCGGGAATGGTATCGCCGGCGGCCGGTCGCCAACACGATGATGCCTACCTGGCCGTTCAGCATGAGATTGCACAGGCCGAGCGCGAGGTCGAATCGCAGCGCAGCCAGCTCGCCCAGGTGAACGCCCAGATAGCGAGGATGCACGCCGAGGCCGAGCTGGCGAGATCGGAGGCGACAACCATCAATGCCCAGCTGGATGAACGCGAAGTGAGCTTTGAGGCCCAGCACACGGGGCGCTTGGTTTCTCCTATCGACGGCGTCGTTACCGCTCTCCAAGCGCGCTCAGGAACAAGCGTAAATCCGGGTCACACGCTTGCTGTGATAGTTCCACACACCACCCAAGCATCGGGCAACCAGCTGGAGGTCGAGTTGTGGGCGCCGTCCAAGTCGGTGGGGTTTGTTCATCCAGGGGCAAAGGTCCGCATCATGTATGACGCCTTTCCATACCAGACCTTCGGCATGGGACAAGGAGTAGTTCGGGAAGTTTCCGGAACCCCACTTCTTCCCGGTGAGAACGCTGGTCCCTCTTCCGGCCAGGAGCAGCTGTTCCGGATTCGTGTGTCGCTTGCCAAGCCGACCATTGGCGCGTACGGAAGGGACTGGCGTCTCGTACCCGGCATGCGGCTTAGCGCCGACTTGGTTTTGGAAGAGCAGACTTTGTTCGAGTGGATATTGGAACCCCTACGGGCGATGAATAAGCGCGCCCTTTGA
- a CDS encoding peptidase domain-containing ABC transporter: MRQTETAECGLACLAIAASAFGANIELASLRQKYQISSRGMTLREIKEIAADMNMVGRAVRCEVDQLAELKCPALLHWELKHFVVLDKVKGMTFHIHDPARGRIKLYASEVSRKFSGAALELTEAKGFVKRKEPSPLSLKSWFRFIPEMYGPLIHIMILSLLLQCYILASPFYLQLAIDQAAHKGDKSILTVLAFGFGLLCVFNAGATLLRGIVVTRLTALLNWDMTVRLFRHMIRLPLPWYQRRRLADILSRFDSINEIRELLSGALVAVLVDGILAVATLILMFVLAPVLAWVVLGGFAIFVGLRFCALPLSIRFGMDALIANVEENGKRIESVRAIQTLKVMGAENEREGDWANKFSSTIKCNQNSALADLSFTTLQGMVEGAIRIVLIYLGVVAILDAKMSVGLFYAFLAYQTQFTFKAGALFDQVIRWRMTDMYSHRLADIVLTPKEEGIDAAVAGQPEIIGELEFRSLGFSYGPREPYVFAGVSFSVKCGEYVAIVGPSGAGKSTLLKVLCGLYPASQGEVLVDGRPLSWWGPKSVRRALGVVMQDDELLSGTIADNVAFFDEEVEMQRVWVCLRQAAMMDDVMNMPLRAETMIGDMGSSLSGGQKQRLLLARALYRRPKILVLDEATSHLDVAREGEINAALKALSITRIIVAHRQETIDSADRVIRLENGRVVSDRELKKSSLILHGSKLA; encoded by the coding sequence ATGCGACAAACTGAAACAGCTGAATGCGGTTTGGCATGCCTCGCTATTGCGGCGAGCGCGTTCGGCGCCAACATCGAACTCGCATCGTTGAGACAAAAATACCAGATTTCCTCTCGCGGTATGACGTTGAGGGAAATTAAAGAAATCGCAGCCGATATGAACATGGTTGGCAGGGCTGTGCGCTGCGAAGTTGACCAACTGGCTGAGTTGAAATGCCCGGCGCTTCTTCATTGGGAACTCAAGCATTTTGTCGTGCTGGATAAAGTTAAGGGTATGACGTTCCATATCCACGATCCGGCGCGAGGGAGAATCAAATTATACGCGAGTGAAGTATCACGTAAATTTTCTGGAGCGGCGCTTGAATTAACAGAAGCGAAAGGGTTTGTTAAGCGGAAAGAGCCCAGTCCGTTAAGTCTTAAATCTTGGTTTCGTTTTATTCCTGAAATGTATGGCCCATTAATCCACATAATGATTTTGTCGCTTTTACTGCAATGTTATATTTTGGCTTCGCCGTTCTATCTCCAGCTTGCCATCGATCAGGCCGCGCATAAGGGAGATAAGTCAATTCTTACAGTCCTGGCATTTGGCTTTGGGCTCCTTTGCGTCTTTAACGCCGGCGCGACTCTACTGCGCGGCATCGTTGTTACTAGACTGACAGCGTTGCTAAACTGGGATATGACCGTACGCTTGTTTCGGCACATGATACGACTACCGCTCCCTTGGTACCAACGACGAAGACTAGCTGACATCTTGTCGCGCTTCGATTCCATCAATGAAATAAGGGAGTTGCTATCCGGCGCCCTGGTCGCCGTGCTTGTAGATGGAATTCTCGCCGTAGCGACGCTGATTCTTATGTTTGTGCTTGCACCGGTCTTAGCATGGGTTGTGTTGGGAGGTTTTGCAATTTTCGTCGGCCTTCGCTTTTGCGCTTTGCCTTTGAGCATACGTTTTGGTATGGATGCATTGATAGCGAATGTAGAGGAAAACGGCAAGCGTATAGAGAGCGTCCGCGCGATTCAGACATTAAAAGTCATGGGTGCGGAGAATGAACGCGAGGGCGACTGGGCGAACAAGTTTTCCTCGACAATCAAGTGTAATCAAAATAGTGCGCTTGCTGATTTGTCATTTACAACCCTGCAGGGAATGGTCGAGGGGGCGATAAGAATTGTTCTGATCTATCTAGGCGTTGTAGCCATATTGGACGCAAAGATGAGTGTGGGATTGTTTTATGCATTCCTCGCTTACCAAACTCAATTCACCTTCAAGGCGGGAGCGCTATTTGATCAAGTAATTAGGTGGCGCATGACTGATATGTATTCGCATAGGCTTGCCGATATTGTATTGACTCCAAAGGAAGAAGGCATTGATGCTGCTGTTGCCGGGCAGCCGGAGATTATAGGAGAGCTTGAATTTAGGAGTTTGGGATTTTCCTACGGACCAAGGGAACCATACGTTTTTGCAGGGGTGTCTTTCTCGGTGAAGTGTGGAGAATATGTCGCTATCGTCGGCCCGTCGGGCGCGGGCAAATCAACTCTGCTAAAGGTGCTGTGTGGTCTTTACCCAGCGTCGCAGGGCGAAGTTTTGGTGGATGGCCGACCGCTGTCATGGTGGGGCCCTAAGTCGGTCAGACGTGCTCTGGGGGTAGTCATGCAGGACGATGAGCTTCTATCGGGAACTATCGCGGATAACGTAGCGTTTTTCGATGAGGAAGTTGAAATGCAGCGCGTGTGGGTCTGCCTACGCCAAGCAGCAATGATGGACGACGTGATGAATATGCCTCTACGGGCGGAGACGATGATAGGGGATATGGGAAGTAGCTTGTCTGGCGGCCAAAAACAGAGGCTGCTTTTGGCACGAGCGCTTTATCGTCGCCCGAAGATTCTTGTACTCGATGAAGCAACGTCGCACTTGGACGTTGCTCGTGAAGGCGAGATCAACGCCGCGCTGAAAGCGCTAAGTATCACGCGGATTATTGTGGCGCATCGACAGGAGACAATTGATTCAGCGGATCGCGTCATTCGGTTGGAGAACGGAAGAGTTGTTTCTGACCGCGAATTGAAAAAGTCGTCTTTGATTCTGCATGGAAGTAAACTCGCATAG
- a CDS encoding sigma-70 family RNA polymerase sigma factor: MLCHPKFIGDLLSKQLTLAIDSAIDMLPLDERTAIVLRELEGLRYEEIARIIECPVGTVRSRIFRAREAIIEKIGPLRDASRTKRF; this comes from the coding sequence GTGCTTTGTCACCCCAAGTTTATCGGCGATTTGTTGAGTAAACAGCTTACTTTAGCAATTGACTCCGCAATAGACATGCTGCCACTGGACGAGCGAACCGCGATCGTTCTCCGCGAGCTTGAAGGACTTCGCTACGAGGAAATAGCACGAATCATCGAGTGTCCCGTCGGTACCGTACGAAGCAGGATTTTTCGAGCGAGGGAGGCAATTATTGAAAAGATCGGCCCCTTGCGTGACGCATCCCGAACGAAGCGCTTTTAG
- a CDS encoding class I SAM-dependent methyltransferase, producing the protein MSLAQRLASLSPERRELLDRLARPDRISRAGLREEQASFEQERLWFLQQLEPDDTSYHLHMQLALPAELDRAAWDAAWRYLVARHETLRTRFIERDGVPFQVIGDADVAPMPVFDLAGEPVPAQQAQAARLAREQAEAPFDLTRGPLLRTALLRMAGGWIQLLTIHHIVADGWSIDILMRDLNAAYEALSQGRDVPLAPPRVQFADFARWQRAQLSGAHLDELLAFWRGYLDGAPELALPADRAAPPIPTRRADVRARMLAAPLRDGLYALARREGATVFQVLLAAFATLLHRYTGQTDLVLGTPMANRAPAQVEDLIGFFLNTILLRVRLTSEQSFLQVLAATREASVAAYSGQQLPFARLVQHLQPRRALGHNPLYRATVQFFKSSHSAARTSAVREEIGYQRTATNVDLALDLFESGEGLLSRFEFNLDVFDGATVARLLDHWERVLAAVLASHDQPIGTLQLASPADQAQLCAWAGQAEAPRAGWVFENFGERTALAGPHASLSYAELDRRCGQLATLMRARGAGPERVVAIRLADGLDTAVAILAAWRAEAAFVYLDPALPARRTAAILADAAPVAVLDDAPWWQELMPDTPAMPARPIPPERLAALVYTSGSSGVPKGVLIEHGALANQVRWLKTALDLTPADVVLQKYSFSFDAALSELLGGLAAGAEVALAGDHGRDVDELVRIIRSRGVTLLDLFPSLLAVLLDHEGFAGCTTLRRILVGGEALPAALAARLAQALPSVQLINAYGPTEATITATAAHLARDATLLAAPPIGRPIAGNTAYVLDGAMQLVPPGMPGELHLGGAGLARGYLNDTALTARRFIPNPFGPGRLYATGDRARYRADGQLDYLGRTDQQVKLRGYRIEPGEIETALARHPSVRAAAATLMRLPSAPHAHAALLQWRLEQLTPSEAQFLYRFDTDQDQIRSQTMWRNTPQFALYLNFLQPGFAPAPQPAQRNWLLQRTLDEAVADLTAIDAIARQCVAGSARPEMGESWAASAAAWSERELLIDGQQVMQDWERPLMRALAGAAAASGGDVAEIGFGMGISATLVQEYGVRSHTIVECHPDVLARLGRWRAQRPDAAVTVVPTRWQDWAFEPGSFDGVLFDTYPTSEDEYSAEVAASPTFAASFFPAAQRMLRPGGVFTYYTNEIDSLSRRHQRLLLEHFSSFSVGLVRGLRPPADCQYWWADSMAIVKAVK; encoded by the coding sequence GTGAGCCTCGCGCAACGCCTGGCCAGCCTGTCCCCCGAACGGCGCGAATTGCTCGACAGGCTGGCCCGCCCGGACCGGATCTCCCGCGCCGGCCTGCGCGAGGAACAGGCCTCGTTCGAGCAGGAGCGCCTGTGGTTCCTGCAACAGCTCGAGCCGGACGACACCTCGTATCACCTGCACATGCAGCTGGCGCTGCCGGCGGAGCTGGACCGCGCCGCCTGGGACGCGGCGTGGCGCTATCTGGTCGCGCGCCACGAAACGCTGCGCACCCGCTTCATCGAACGCGACGGCGTCCCGTTCCAGGTGATCGGGGACGCGGACGTGGCGCCGATGCCGGTGTTCGACCTGGCGGGCGAGCCGGTCCCGGCGCAACAGGCGCAGGCGGCGCGCCTGGCGCGCGAGCAGGCCGAGGCACCGTTCGACCTGACCCGCGGCCCCCTGTTGCGCACCGCCCTGCTGCGCATGGCCGGCGGGTGGATCCAGCTGCTGACGATCCACCATATCGTGGCCGACGGCTGGTCGATCGACATCCTGATGCGCGACCTGAACGCCGCCTATGAGGCCCTCTCGCAGGGCCGGGACGTGCCGCTGGCGCCGCCGCGCGTGCAGTTCGCCGACTTCGCCCGCTGGCAGCGCGCGCAGCTGAGCGGCGCTCATCTGGACGAACTGCTGGCGTTCTGGCGCGGCTATCTCGATGGCGCGCCGGAACTGGCGCTGCCGGCCGACCGCGCGGCGCCACCCATCCCCACCCGCCGCGCGGACGTGCGCGCGCGCATGCTGGCCGCGCCCCTGCGCGATGGCCTGTACGCATTGGCGCGCCGCGAAGGGGCCACCGTGTTCCAGGTGCTGCTGGCGGCCTTTGCCACCCTGCTGCATCGCTACACCGGCCAGACCGATCTCGTGCTCGGCACGCCGATGGCCAACCGCGCACCGGCGCAAGTCGAGGACCTGATCGGTTTCTTCCTCAACACCATCCTGCTGCGCGTGCGGCTGACGTCCGAACAGAGCTTCCTGCAGGTGCTGGCCGCCACGCGCGAAGCCAGCGTGGCGGCCTATTCCGGCCAACAACTGCCTTTCGCCAGGCTCGTCCAGCACCTGCAGCCGCGCCGCGCGCTGGGCCACAATCCCCTGTACCGGGCCACGGTGCAGTTCTTCAAGTCCAGCCACAGCGCAGCGCGGACCAGCGCGGTGCGCGAGGAGATCGGCTATCAGCGCACCGCCACCAACGTCGATCTGGCGCTCGACCTGTTCGAAAGCGGAGAAGGGTTGCTGAGCCGCTTTGAATTCAATCTCGACGTGTTCGACGGCGCCACCGTCGCCCGCCTGCTTGATCACTGGGAACGCGTGCTGGCGGCCGTGCTCGCGTCGCACGACCAGCCGATCGGCACGCTGCAACTGGCCAGCCCCGCCGACCAGGCGCAGCTGTGCGCCTGGGCCGGGCAGGCCGAAGCGCCGCGCGCCGGCTGGGTGTTCGAGAACTTCGGCGAGCGTACCGCGCTGGCCGGCCCGCACGCCAGCCTGAGCTACGCCGAACTCGACCGCCGGTGCGGACAGCTTGCCACGCTCATGCGCGCGCGCGGCGCCGGTCCCGAGCGGGTCGTCGCCATCCGGCTGGCCGATGGACTCGACACCGCCGTCGCCATCCTGGCGGCATGGCGGGCGGAGGCGGCGTTCGTCTACCTGGACCCGGCGCTTCCGGCCCGGCGCACGGCGGCGATCCTGGCCGATGCCGCCCCGGTCGCGGTGCTCGACGACGCGCCCTGGTGGCAGGAGCTCATGCCCGATACGCCCGCGATGCCCGCCCGGCCGATCCCGCCGGAGCGCCTGGCGGCGCTGGTCTACACCTCCGGTTCGAGCGGCGTGCCGAAAGGCGTGCTGATCGAACACGGGGCCCTCGCCAACCAGGTTCGCTGGCTCAAGACGGCCCTGGATCTGACCCCGGCCGACGTGGTGCTGCAAAAATACTCCTTCAGTTTCGATGCCGCGCTGTCGGAACTGCTGGGCGGCCTGGCCGCGGGCGCCGAAGTCGCCCTGGCCGGCGACCATGGCCGCGATGTCGACGAACTGGTCCGCATTATCCGCAGCCGCGGCGTGACGCTGCTCGATCTCTTCCCTTCGCTGCTGGCCGTGCTGCTCGATCACGAGGGCTTTGCCGGCTGCACCACCTTGCGCCGCATCCTCGTCGGCGGCGAAGCGCTGCCCGCGGCATTGGCCGCGCGGCTGGCGCAGGCGCTGCCCTCGGTCCAGCTCATCAACGCCTATGGTCCGACCGAGGCGACGATAACCGCCACCGCCGCGCATCTGGCGCGCGACGCGACGCTGCTGGCGGCGCCGCCCATCGGCCGTCCGATCGCCGGCAACACCGCGTATGTGCTGGACGGCGCCATGCAACTCGTGCCGCCGGGCATGCCTGGAGAATTGCATCTGGGCGGGGCGGGACTGGCGCGCGGCTATCTGAACGACACGGCGCTGACCGCACGCCGCTTCATTCCCAATCCGTTCGGGCCGGGCCGCCTGTACGCCACCGGCGACCGCGCGCGCTACCGCGCCGACGGCCAGCTCGACTACCTCGGCCGGACGGACCAGCAGGTAAAGCTGCGCGGCTATCGCATCGAGCCCGGGGAAATCGAAACGGCGCTGGCGCGCCACCCCAGCGTGCGCGCCGCGGCGGCTACGCTGATGCGCCTGCCCTCGGCGCCACACGCGCACGCCGCGCTGCTGCAGTGGCGGCTGGAGCAGCTCACCCCGTCCGAAGCGCAATTCCTGTATCGCTTCGACACCGACCAAGACCAGATCCGGAGCCAGACCATGTGGCGCAACACCCCCCAGTTCGCTCTCTACCTGAACTTCCTGCAGCCCGGCTTCGCCCCGGCGCCGCAGCCGGCGCAGCGCAATTGGCTGCTGCAGCGCACGCTCGACGAAGCCGTCGCCGATCTGACGGCGATTGACGCCATCGCCCGCCAGTGCGTCGCCGGGTCGGCCCGGCCCGAGATGGGCGAGAGCTGGGCGGCCAGCGCGGCCGCATGGTCGGAGCGCGAGCTGCTGATCGACGGCCAGCAGGTGATGCAGGACTGGGAGCGGCCCCTGATGCGGGCGCTGGCCGGTGCGGCTGCCGCGTCCGGCGGTGACGTCGCCGAGATCGGTTTCGGGATGGGCATCTCGGCCACGCTGGTGCAGGAATACGGGGTGCGCTCCCACACAATCGTCGAGTGCCATCCGGACGTGCTGGCACGACTCGGCCGCTGGCGCGCGCAGCGCCCGGACGCCGCCGTCACGGTCGTGCCCACCCGCTGGCAGGACTGGGCCTTCGAGCCCGGGTCCTTTGACGGCGTGCTGTTCGACACCTACCCGACGTCCGAGGACGAGTACAGCGCCGAGGTCGCCGCATCACCGACGTTCGCGGCATCGTTCTTCCCCGCCGCCCAGCGCATGTTGCGGCCAGGCGGCGTGTTCACCTACTACACCAACGAGATCGACTCGCTGTCGCGGCGCCACCAGCGGCTGCTGCTGGAACACTTCTCCTCGTTTTCGGTCGGGCTGGTGCGGGGCCTGCGCCCGCCCGCCGACTGCCAGTACTGGTGGGCCGATTCGATGGCGATCGTGAAGGCGGTGAAATGA
- a CDS encoding phosphopantetheine-binding protein, producing MSPAHEKLRALWLSRQPACDERLVAFVVPASGMECDPELLRGWLRESLPHYMIPDRICALAALPLNAAGKLDRGALPLPDQPVAPARPLRVPQTPVEQAIAALFAQVLGARPDSIDQDFFADLGGHSLAATRLATLIRREWPISFALRVVFESPTVAALAAYVEHACIDGPAGGTIPRQPRQTGAEPAAPGRPVAHPFT from the coding sequence ATGAGCCCGGCGCACGAAAAGCTGCGCGCGTTGTGGCTGTCGCGCCAGCCCGCGTGCGATGAGCGGCTGGTCGCGTTCGTCGTGCCCGCCAGCGGCATGGAATGCGATCCCGAACTGCTGCGCGGCTGGCTGCGGGAATCGCTGCCGCATTACATGATCCCGGATCGGATCTGCGCGCTCGCCGCCCTGCCGCTCAACGCCGCCGGCAAGCTGGACCGGGGCGCGCTGCCGCTGCCGGACCAGCCGGTGGCGCCCGCGCGGCCCTTGCGTGTCCCGCAAACGCCGGTCGAGCAGGCGATCGCCGCGCTGTTCGCGCAGGTGCTGGGCGCGCGTCCGGACAGTATCGATCAGGATTTCTTCGCCGATCTCGGCGGGCATTCGCTTGCCGCCACGCGGCTGGCCACGCTGATCCGCCGCGAATGGCCAATCTCGTTTGCGCTGCGCGTGGTTTTTGAAAGCCCGACGGTTGCCGCGCTGGCGGCGTATGTGGAGCACGCCTGCATCGACGGTCCGGCCGGCGGCACCATTCCGCGCCAGCCGAGACAGACCGGCGCCGAACCTGCAGCACCGGGTCGCCCCGTCGCACATCCGTTCACCTGA
- a CDS encoding Fic family protein, with amino-acid sequence MAMKIPGKLYFPPKWESLDPSLRVLFQEVQDMLYGAFSYTQPNYEQLSHFVSSPIEKIVVRSSIAEVVQRRAKRSLSMSQEIACFRRSARENVVSPDDTVYEAGLKVRYFLFGKFEHLRMIDLTIAWHDWMLIPRPAGGDPVFNKISTFHDEPDLYSALNIYLILLTSHPYTDGNGRTARLLFNLYFNKAQAEAQHYIPLAELTLATAGQYEEYIGTACEIGDFLPLISFLLNLLKSYANFLKSSKTEKHESELTEVLNLVKQRQAGTFQSGINSSPPYLIAVSNIIEHINEIYVNRGFVDHLLKIALVISRYGSIDFAMTGLADIVDGIEKRSGSISFFVKAYRKEELLLHFRELCTQHRDKVRLRIVITSDEPVVAAKLLAALIPQYTGRDVAETTCPILLHDFNHAGLQAKPE; translated from the coding sequence ATGGCTATGAAAATTCCCGGCAAACTCTACTTTCCTCCGAAGTGGGAGAGCCTAGACCCGTCACTGCGCGTGCTATTTCAAGAGGTGCAGGACATGTTGTACGGCGCCTTCAGTTATACCCAGCCCAACTATGAGCAGCTCTCTCACTTTGTATCGAGTCCGATTGAAAAAATCGTCGTGAGAAGCTCGATCGCTGAGGTCGTGCAACGTCGAGCTAAACGCAGTTTGAGCATGAGCCAGGAGATAGCATGCTTTCGCAGAAGCGCACGTGAAAACGTCGTTTCCCCCGACGATACCGTCTATGAGGCCGGTTTAAAAGTGCGTTATTTCCTGTTCGGAAAATTCGAACATCTGCGGATGATCGATTTAACTATCGCGTGGCATGATTGGATGTTGATCCCGCGCCCGGCGGGAGGAGATCCTGTCTTCAATAAGATCTCGACCTTTCATGACGAACCCGATCTCTACAGTGCTCTAAATATTTACCTCATATTGTTGACCTCTCACCCCTACACCGATGGAAATGGCAGAACCGCCAGACTTCTGTTTAACCTCTATTTCAACAAGGCACAAGCGGAAGCTCAACATTACATCCCGTTAGCAGAACTCACCCTTGCCACCGCTGGCCAGTATGAAGAGTACATTGGGACCGCGTGTGAGATCGGTGACTTTCTTCCATTGATCTCGTTCTTGCTTAATTTACTTAAATCGTACGCAAATTTTCTTAAATCGAGCAAAACAGAAAAACACGAAAGTGAATTGACTGAGGTGTTGAATTTAGTTAAACAGCGGCAGGCGGGAACTTTTCAGTCCGGTATCAATAGTAGCCCTCCATATTTGATCGCGGTATCTAATATTATTGAACACATAAACGAAATTTATGTGAACCGCGGATTTGTCGATCATCTGCTAAAGATCGCTTTAGTGATCTCCCGCTATGGGTCGATCGACTTTGCCATGACTGGTCTGGCGGACATAGTGGATGGCATAGAGAAAAGATCCGGATCAATATCATTTTTCGTGAAGGCATATAGAAAGGAGGAACTACTTTTACATTTCCGAGAGTTGTGCACTCAACATCGTGACAAAGTCAGGCTGCGGATCGTCATCACGTCAGACGAGCCGGTAGTTGCTGCTAAGCTGCTTGCGGCTCTCATTCCGCAATACACCGGCCGCGACGTCGCAGAAACAACATGCCCTATTTTGCTTCACGACTTCAATCATGCTGGGTTACAGGCGAAGCCGGAGTGA
- a CDS encoding IS5 family transposase encodes MIKTSLFADQEREAKLNKLGDALRVMEQHVDFAALADEVDRAAPRPSRERGRRPPFPTELMVRVLLIQQLFNLSDEQMEFQLLDRLSFQRFVGLRSSSQIPDRTTIWTFKERLIQAGASESIFEAVNRQLSKHGYIARGGQMVDASIVQAPKQSLSKNEKALVKENAMPIEWKPAKRRQKDMDARWTKKHGKSYFGYKVSANADKRYKLVRKIKVSTASEHDTLHFEEVLDPANTNRNILADKGYVDGEREERLSKQGWRMHIQRKGSKDKPISAAQERRNKRIAKTRARIEHVFAGMAQLGGKALRTIGLARATLQLNWKVAAYNLRRLVYLKEARVEAF; translated from the coding sequence ATGATCAAAACCAGTCTGTTTGCCGACCAGGAGCGCGAAGCCAAGCTGAACAAGCTGGGCGATGCGCTGCGGGTGATGGAGCAGCACGTCGACTTCGCCGCGTTAGCGGATGAAGTGGACCGTGCAGCGCCGCGCCCCAGCCGCGAGCGCGGCCGCCGCCCCCCGTTCCCGACCGAACTGATGGTTCGCGTCTTGCTGATCCAGCAGTTGTTCAACCTGAGCGACGAGCAGATGGAATTCCAGTTGCTCGACCGCTTGAGCTTCCAGCGCTTTGTGGGGCTGCGCTCGAGTAGCCAGATACCGGACCGGACGACGATCTGGACCTTCAAGGAACGCCTGATCCAGGCAGGCGCCAGCGAAAGCATCTTCGAAGCCGTGAACCGGCAACTGAGCAAACACGGTTACATCGCGCGCGGCGGGCAAATGGTCGACGCGAGCATCGTGCAGGCGCCGAAACAGTCGCTGAGTAAGAATGAGAAGGCGCTGGTGAAGGAAAACGCCATGCCCATCGAATGGAAACCTGCCAAACGCCGTCAGAAGGACATGGACGCGCGCTGGACCAAGAAGCACGGCAAGTCCTACTTCGGCTACAAGGTCTCGGCCAACGCCGACAAGCGCTACAAGCTGGTGCGCAAGATCAAGGTGAGCACGGCCAGCGAGCACGACACGCTGCACTTTGAAGAGGTGCTCGATCCGGCCAACACGAACCGCAACATCCTGGCCGACAAGGGCTACGTCGACGGAGAGCGTGAAGAGCGGCTGAGCAAACAGGGCTGGCGCATGCACATCCAGCGCAAAGGAAGCAAGGACAAGCCGATCTCGGCAGCCCAGGAGCGGCGCAACAAGCGCATCGCCAAGACCCGCGCCCGCATCGAGCATGTGTTTGCCGGTATGGCGCAATTGGGCGGCAAGGCGCTGCGCACCATCGGTCTGGCGCGCGCGACGCTGCAGCTCAATTGGAAAGTCGCCGCATACAATCTGCGGCGTCTGGTCTACTTGAAGGAGGCCAGGGTCGAGGCGTTCTGA